A single Danio aesculapii chromosome 19, fDanAes4.1, whole genome shotgun sequence DNA region contains:
- the mc5ra gene encoding melanocortin 5a receptor — protein sequence MNISETTLPFWGMHSNSSPASYILNATETPSHNKPKACEQLNIATEVFLILGIVSLLENILVICAIVKNKNLHSPMYFFVCSLAVADMLVSVSNAWETIVIYLLTNRQLVVEDHFIRQMDNVFDSMICISVVASMCSLLAIAVDRYVTIFYALRYHNIMTVRRAALIIGGIWTFCTGCGIVFIIYSDNTSVIVCLVSMFFIMLALMASLYSHMFMLARSHVKRIAALPGYNSIHQRASMKAAVTLTILLGIFIVCWAPFFLHLILMISCPRNLYCMCFMSHFNMYLILIMCNSVIDPLIYAFRSQEMRKTLKEIICCYSLRNVFGMSR from the coding sequence ATGAACATTTCTGAGACCACCCTGCCCTTCTGGGGCATGCATAGCAACTCCAGTCCTGCTTCATACATCCTGAACGCCACTGAGACCCCATCCCACAACAAGCCGAAAGCATGCGAGCAGCTCAATATCGCCACCGAGGTGTTCCTCATCCTTGGCATCGTCAGTCTACTGGAAAACATCCTGGTCATCTGCGccatagtaaaaaacaaaaacctacACTCGCCCATGTATTTCTTCGTCTGTAGCCTGGCAGTAGCCGACATGTTGGTGAGCGTCTCCAATGCATGGGAAACCATAGTCATCTACCTGCTCACCAATCGCCAACTAGTGGTGGAGGACCATTTCATCAGACAGATGGACAACGTGTTTGACTCCATGATTTGCATCTCTGTGGTGGCGTCCATGTGTAGTCTTCTTGCTATAGCTGTCGATCGTTATGTCACAATTTTTTACGCTTTGCGATACCACAACATCATGACGGTGCGTCGAGCTGCACTAATCATCGGAGGGATTTGGACCTTCTGTACTGGATGTGGAATCGTCTTCATAATCTACTCCGACAACACATCCGTCATTGTGTGTTTGGTCTCCATGTTCTTCATCATGCTAGCGCTCATGGCCTCCCTTTACAGCCACATGTTCATGCTGGCACGTTCTCACGTCAAACGCATCGCCGCTCTGCCAGGCTACAACTCCATCCACCAGAGAGCCAGCATGAAAGCAGCCGTCACCCTGACTATCCTTCTGGGAATCTTCATCGTCTGCTGGGCTCCATTTTTCCTCCATCTCATCCTTATGATTTCCTGTCCCAGAAACCTTTATTGCATGTGCTTCATGTCTCACTTCAACATGTACCTCATTCTTATCATGTGCAATTCCGTCATCGACCCACTCATTTACGCTTTCCGGAGTCAGGAAATGCGGAAAACGCTCAAGGAAATCATCTGCTGCTATAGTCTAAGAAACGTCTTTGGAATGTCTAGGTAA